Proteins from one Fragaria vesca subsp. vesca linkage group LG6, FraVesHawaii_1.0, whole genome shotgun sequence genomic window:
- the LOC101295732 gene encoding GDSL esterase/lipase At2g04570-like, protein MAPSHISFLLPTLLLVLLLVTEVAAKVPAVIVFGDSTVDAGNNNQIPTIARSNFQPYGRDFFGGKPTGRFSNGRIATDFISKAFGLKPTIPAYLDPSYKISDFATGVTFASAGTGYDTATSDVLSVISLWKQLDYYKEYQTKLRAYQGGNKAKETINEALHMMSLGTNDFLENYYSTFPPSGRSSQYTTSQYENFLIGIAGNFVRELYKLGARKISVGGLPPMGCLPLERTSNFMGGNDCISSYNDVALAFNNKLNNLTVSLNKELPGSSVVFSNIYFIVLNMIKKPSSYGFEVTSTACCATGMFEMGYACNRNNMLTCTDASKYIFWDSFHPTEKANQIISDHLVKHVLAQFL, encoded by the exons ATGGCACCCTCGCACATTTCATTTTTGCTCCCAACTCTCCTCCTAGTTCTACTACTAGTCACCGAAGTAGCAGCAAAAGTTCCGGCAGTCATAGTGTTCGGAGACTCCACCGTCGATGCTGGGAACAACAACCAGATTCCCACCATTGCCAGGAGCAATTTCCAGCCTTATGGCCGTGATTTCTTTGGTGGCAAGCCAACCGGGAGGTTCTCCAACGGTCGAATTGCCACGGACTTCATCTCTAAAGCCTTTGGACTCAAACCGACCATTCCGGCCTACTTGGATCCTTCCTACAAGATATCGGATTTCGCCACTGGTGTCACATTTGCTTCTGCTGGCACCGGCTATGACACTGCAACTTCAGATGTGCTG TCTGTAATATCACTGTGGAAGCAATTGGACTACTACAAGGAATACCAGACTAAACTGAGAGCTTACCAGGGAGGAAATAAAGCAAAGGAAACAATAAACGAAGCTTTACACATGATGAGCTTAGGAACCAATGACTTCCTGGAGAACTACTACTCCACATTTCCACCATCTGGCCGATCATCCCAATACACTACCTCCCAATACGAAAACTTTCTCATCGGAATAGCAGGGAATTTCGTGAGAGAACTCTACAAGCTCGGAGCTCGGAAAATTTCGGTTGGAGGACTACCTCCAATGGGGTGCTTGCCATTGGAGAGAACCAGTAATTTCATGGGTGGAAATGACTGCATTTCGAGTTACAACGATGTGGCTTTGGCGTTCAATAACAAGCTGAATAACTTGACCGTAAGCCTCAATAAAGAGCTTCCTGGGAGCTCTGTGGTGTTCTCAAATATTTACTTCATTGTCCTGAATATGATAAAAAAGCCTTCTTCATATG GTTTTGAAGTGACATCCACAGCTTGCTGTGCCACAGGAATGTTTGAGATGGGGTACGCATGCAACCGAAACAACATGCTCACATGCACTGATGCAAGCAAATACATCTTCTGGGACTCCTTCCATCCTACAGAGAAAGCAAACCAGATCATCTCTGATCACCTTGTCAAACATGTCCTGGCTCAGTTTCTTTAA
- the LOC101312470 gene encoding GDSL esterase/lipase At2g42990-like — protein MACMYVPWLLLTQILLQVAKHDAKVPAIIVFGDSTVDSGNNNRISTLLKSNFKPYGRDFAGGQPTGRFSNGRVPPDFISEAFGLQPFVPAYLDPSFGISDFVTGVCFASAGTGYDNATSDVLNVIPLWKEVEYYKEYQSKLGDYVGHHKAREILTEALYLISLGTNDFLENYYTIPRRRVQFTVQQYQDFLVGLAETFMREIYSLGVRKVSLTGLPPMGCLPLERATNFMNHHDCVEEYNKVAVEFNGKLNNMVAQLNQELPGYTIIFTAKVYQLLYQIISSPSSYGFDVAEVACCSTGLFEMSYLCNEHNPFTCTDANKYIFWDAFHPTDKTNQIIASYLIPDLLKLFN, from the exons ATGGCATGCATGTACGTTCCATGGCTCTTGTTGACTCAAATCCTACTACAAGTAGCAAAACACGATGCCAAGGTTCCAGCCATTATTGTGTTTGGAGACTCAACTGTGGATTCAGGAAACAACAACCGGATTTCGACACTCTTGAAGAGCAACTTCAAGCCATATGGGCGTGATTTTGCTGGGGGTCAACCCACAGGAAGGTTTTCCAATGGTCGTGTTCCTCCGGATTTCATTTCTGAGGCTTTTGGACTCCAACCATTCGTTCCGGCTTACTTGGATCCCAGTTTTGGGATTTCGGATTTTGTCACTGGTGTTTGCTTTGCTTCTGCTGGAACTGGCTATGACAATGCTACATCTGACGTACTG AATGTGATACCTCTGTGGAAAGAAGTGGAGTACTACAAGGAGTACCAAAGCAAATTGGGAGACTATGTTGGCCATCACAAGGCAAGAGAAATTTTGACAGAGGCTCTGTATTTGATAAGCTTGGGAACCAATGATTTCCTTGAGAACTACTACACGATTCCTCGCCGGCGAGTCCAATTCACAGTCCAGCAATACCAGGATTTCCTGGTGGGACTTGCTGAGACTTTCATGAGGGAGATTTACAGTCTTGGAGTCAGAAAAGTTTCCCTAACTGGGCTCCCTCCCATGGGGTGCTTGCCCTTAGAGAGGGCCACAAATTTCATGAACCATCATGATTGTGTGGAGGAATATAACAAGGTGGCTGTGGAATTCAATGGGAAGTTGAACAACATGGTAGCACAACTGAATCAAGAGCTTCCAGGCTATACAATTATATTTACTGCAAAAGTATATCAGTTGCTCTATCAAATCATTAGCAGCCCTTCTTCATATG GATTTGATGTTGCTGAAGTGGCATGTTGCTCTACTGGGCTATTTGAGATGAGTTACCTCTGCAATGAGCATAATCCATTTACATGCACAGATGCAAATAAGTATATATTTTGGGATGCCTTTCATCCTACTGACAAAACAAATCAGATAATAGCTAGCTATTTGATTCCAGATCTTCTAAAATTGTTCAATTGA
- the LOC101295437 gene encoding mitochondrial pyruvate carrier 2-like, which translates to MANSKLQALWNHPAGPKTIHFWAPTFKWGITIANILDSSKPPDQVSYAQQTVIMGSGLIWARWGTVITPKNWNLVSVNFGMAVTSMFQLARKTQHDYLSSKDQLAASENNEGQ; encoded by the exons ATGGCAAATTCTAAGCTGCAAGCGCTGTGGAACCACCCTGCCGGCCCTAAAACTA TTCATTTCTGGGCTCCAACTTTCAAATGGGGAATAACCATTGCAAATATTCTCGACTCCTCTAAACCACCTGACCAAGTTTCCTATGCTCAACAAACAG TGATTATGGGCAGCGGACTTATATGGGCAAGATGGGGCACAGTTATCACCCCA AAGAACTGGAATCTAGTCAGCGTCAACTTTGGGATGGCCGTCACTTCCATGTTTCAACTCGCACGTAAAACTCA GCATGACTACTTATCTTCCAAAGACCAATTAGCTGCTTCAGAGAACAATGAAGGCCAATAG
- the LOC101312182 gene encoding lipid-A-disaccharide synthase-like, giving the protein MNQNAEIFGMSFRTTWNVGGGNIVGFSRLMRRYTSVRRSVLDMAAKDGELRVFVVSGEVSGDTIGSRLMSSLKKLSPVPVRFSGVGGTMMSSQGLKSVFPMEDIAVMGLLELLPHLNKLRVKLQETIEAALLFQPHVVVTVDSKGFSFRLLKQLRARYSQKSFEIPVHFHYVAPSFWAWKGGEARLRGLAGFVDHLLCILPNEEEVCRSNGLVATFVGHPILEDVCELNLDTSPHEWKIEGNSEIFRRNHAIPTGATIISLLPGSRLQEVTRMLSLFANTIELLQVSLPELVPLIHVASNQHVKDFVTGFTNKWHVPAILIPGGSLHQKYDAFSASSVALCASGTVALELQLARLPCVVAYRAHFLTEWIIRYKAKISYISLSNILLDSAIIPEALFHACTPAMLASLTSKMIHDTGLREKQIVAAEKVTRLLCASAKNLHNLEELHRRLSLPCYTPSMIAASTILCHVRS; this is encoded by the exons ATGAACCAGAATGCTGAGATATTCGGTATGTCGTTCAGAACAACATGGAATGTGGGTGGTGGGAATATTGTCGGATTCTCAAGGCTGATGAGAAGATATACATCAGTAAGAAGAAGTGTATTAGACATGGCTGCTAAAGATGGGGAGCTGAGGGTCTTTGTAGTTTCTGGAGAGGTTTCTGGTGACACTATTGGCTCTCGTCTGATGTCATCTCTAAAGAAGCTCTCTCCTGTGCCAGTCCGCTTTTCTGGTGTCGGAGG GACCATGATGTCCAGTCAAGGATTAAAATCGGTATTTCCTATGGAGGATATTGCCGTGATGGGATTGTTGGAGTTATTGCCTCATCTAAATAAACTCAGA GTGAAGTTGCAGGAGACAATAGAAGCTGCTCTTCTGTTTCAACCTCATGTTGTCGTAACAGTGGATTCCAAGGGTTTCTCTTTCCGTCTTCTGAAGCAGTTACGGG CTAGATACAGTCAAAAAAGCTTCGAGATTCCAGTACACTTCCATTATGTAGCACCATCATTCTGGGCTTGGAAAGGGGGTGAAGCAAGACTCAGAGGCTTAGCTGGATTTGTGGATCATCTCCTGTGTATACTTCCAAATGAAGAAGAAGTTTGCAGATCAAATGGATTGGTTGCAACCTTTGTTGGCCATCCTATACTGGAGGATGTGTGCGAGTTGAATTTG GATACTTCACCACATGAATGGAAAATAGAAGGAAACTCTGAAATTTTCAGAAGGAATCATGCAATACCTACAG GAGCCACAATCATTTCCTTGCTTCCGGGAAGCAGATTGCAGGAGGTCACCAGAATGCTTTCACTCTTTGCAAATACCATTGAACTATTACAAGTCTCCTTGCCTGAGTTGGTACCACTGATCCACGTCGCTTCAAATCAGCATGTGAAGGACTTTGTCACTGGATTTACCAACAAGTGGCATGTGCCTGCTATATTGATTCCGGGAGGATCTCTGCACCAGAAATATGACGCATTCAGT GCAAGTAGTGTTGCATTATGTGCTTCTGGAACAGTTGCTTTGGAGTTGCAGCTTGCACGGCTACCATGTGTAGTTGCTTATCGAGCTCATTTTCTAACTGAGTGGATTATCCGCTATAAAGCCAAGATATCTTATATCTCCCTCTCAAATATCTTGTTGGATTCAGCTATTATACCTGAAGCACTCTTTCATGCATGCACTCCAGCAATGCTTGCGTCATTAACTTC GAAAATGATACATGACACTGGCCTCCGAGAAAAACAGATTGTTGCTGCTGAAAAGGTTACCAGACTTCTGTGCGCATCAGCTAAAAATTTACATAACTTGGAAGAGCTGCATCGAAGATTGAGCTTACCGTGTTACACACCGAGTATGATAGCAGCATCAACAATACTGTGCCATGTGAGGTCATAA
- the LOC101313338 gene encoding GDSL esterase/lipase At2g04570-like, whose protein sequence is MAYIYIPWLLFSQILLQVAKHEAKVPAIIVFGDSTVDSGNNNRISTLLKSNFRPYGRDFAGGQPTGRFCNGRVPPDFISDAFGLKPFVPAYLDPNYGISDFVTGVCFASAGTGYDNATSDVLNVIPLWKEVEYYKEYQAKLRAHVGHDKATEILGEALYVISLGTNDFLENYYLLPRRQVQYTVQQYQDFLVGLAENFMRELYSLGVTKISLSGLPPMGCLPLERATNFIGHHDCVEEYNNVAVEFNVKLNNMVAKLNTELPGYRVLFTEKVYQFVYQMIRTPSQFGFEVTEVACCSTGTFEMSYLCSESNPYTCKDANKYMFWDAFHPTEKTNKIVSDFLIPDLLAFFN, encoded by the exons ATGGCATACATTTACATTCCATGGCTCTTGTTCTCTCAAATCCTCCTGCAAGTAGCAAAACATGAGGCTAAGGTTCCGGCCATTATTGTCTTCGGAGACTCGACCGTGGATTCTGGAAACAACAACCGGATTTCGACACTTTTGAAGAGCAACTTCAGGCCATATGGGCGCGACTTTGCTGGGGGTCAACCCACAGGCAGGTTCTGCAATGGTCGTGTTCCTCCGGATTTCATTTCTGATGCTTTTGGACTTAAACCATTCGTCCCGGCTTACTTGGATCCCAACTATGGGATTTCGGATTTTGTCACTGGTGTTTGCTTTGCTTCTGCTGGAACTGGCTATGACAATGCAACCTCTGATGTACTA AATGTGATACCTCTATGGAAAGAAGTGGAGTACTACAAGGAATACCAGGCCAAATTGAGAGCCCATGTTGGCCATGACAAGGCAACAGAAATTTTGGGAGAAGCTTTGTATGTTATAAGCTTGGGAACCAATGATTTCCTGGAGAACTACTACTTGCTACCCCGCCGGCAAGTCCAATATACAGTCCAGCAGTACCAGGACTTCCTCGTCGGACTAGCCGAAAACTTCATGAGGGAGCTTTACAGTCTTGGAGTCACGAAGATTTCCCTATCTGGGCTCCCTCCCATGGGGTGCTTGCCCTTAGAGAGAGCCACAAATTTCATAGGTCACCATGATTGTGTGGAGGAGTACAACAATGTGGCTGTGGAGTTTAATGTGAAGTTGAACAACATGGTGGCAAAGCTTAACACAGAGCTTCCGGGATATAGAGTTCTGTTTACGGAGAAGGTTTATCAGTTCGTCTATCAAATGATCAGAACACCTTCCCAGTTCG GGTTTGAGGTTACTGAAGTGGCATGTTGTTCTACTGGAACATTCGAGATGAGTTACCTCTGTAGTGAATCAAATCCATATACATGCAAAGACGCAAACAAGTATATGTTCTGGGATGCCTTCCATCCTACAGAAAAAACAAATAAGATAGTCTCCGACTTTTTAATTCCAGATCTTCTGGCATTCTTCAATTGA